AATTGTCATCGTCACGCACAACATGCAGCAGGCGGCCCGCGTTTCGGACATGACCGCCTTCTTAATGATGGATGAGGACAGGGCCGGGTTCCTGGTCGAGTACGGCGAGACCAAGCAGATCTTCACGAACCCGAGGGAGAAGCGCACGGAGGACTATATCACCGGCCGGTTCGGATAGGCGACGGGCGCTTCCCGCACGGGGGGCGGCGTTCCTCAAGGGACTGAGGTAGAAGCTATGACACGTGTAGAGTTTGATAGGCATCTGCGGGAACTGAAGGACGAACTCCTTGAGATGGGCAGCATGGTGGAGAAGGCCTTGGCGCGCGCCATTGATGCGTTGAAGAAACGGGACATGGAGATGGCCCGGCTCATTGTGGAAGACGACTCCAAGATCAACAAGAAGCGTTTCGACATCGAAGAGAAGTGCGTGGAGCTGATCGCCACGCAGCAGCCTCTGGCCCGGGACCTGCGGCAGATCGTCTCTATTCTGCACATGACGGTGGACCTGGAGCGCATGGGGGACCACGCGGAAGGCATCGCGCGGATAAACATCCGCATGGGCGACGAGCCGTTGTTGAAGCCGCTCATTGATGTCCCGCGGATGGCCCAATTGGGCATTGACATGACCCACCGGGCGCTGCAGGCGTTCATTGACCTCAACGTGGAGAACGCCCGCGCCGTCTGTAAGGCGGACGACGAGGTGGACGCCCTG
This window of the Dehalococcoidia bacterium genome carries:
- a CDS encoding phosphate ABC transporter ATP-binding protein: IVIVTHNMQQAARVSDMTAFLMMDEDRAGFLVEYGETKQIFTNPREKRTEDYITGRFG
- the phoU gene encoding phosphate signaling complex protein PhoU, with product MTRVEFDRHLRELKDELLEMGSMVEKALARAIDALKKRDMEMARLIVEDDSKINKKRFDIEEKCVELIATQQPLARDLRQIVSILHMTVDLERMGDHAEGIARINIRMGDEPLLKPLIDVPRMAQLGIDMTHRALQAFIDLNVENARAVCKADDEVDALYDQVYRELLVYMIQDPRTIQRATYLLWIAHDLERIADRATNIAERVVFTVTGKMDEVGVSKY